In Streptomyces sp. NBC_00878, a single window of DNA contains:
- a CDS encoding esterase-like activity of phytase family protein gives MRLTPLLATVTAALAAATCLTAAAPANARPAKACSPSVSIERFSDALDKTTYEGTFVGNFSALAVDRDGRIAAVSDRSALFTLDRKTLRPTSVVPLADETGAALDSEGLAVDGDGTRLVASETEPSIRRYARDGRILDRLPVPDALRVAPAGRATTNQTFEGLTFLPGPGRRTLLAAMEGSLAGDTTGIVRFQTWERHRGHFTTAAQYGYRTDTGLNVSETTATPDGRLLVLERGFTAGVGNTVRLYLADPRRATDTSAIDKLTGQSGVRLVPKTLLADLVNCPSLGAQAKQPQPNPLLDNIEGLAVTGSRHGRLNLLLVSDDNQNPAQITRFYSLRVRL, from the coding sequence ATGCGCCTGACACCACTCCTCGCTACCGTCACGGCCGCCCTGGCGGCAGCCACCTGCCTCACCGCGGCAGCACCCGCGAACGCCCGCCCCGCCAAGGCCTGTTCGCCCTCCGTCTCCATCGAGCGCTTCTCCGACGCGCTCGACAAGACGACGTACGAGGGCACGTTCGTCGGGAACTTCTCCGCGCTCGCCGTGGACCGTGACGGCCGGATCGCCGCGGTCTCCGACCGCTCCGCCCTGTTCACGCTGGACCGCAAGACCCTCCGACCCACCTCCGTCGTCCCGCTCGCCGACGAGACCGGTGCCGCGCTCGACTCCGAGGGCCTGGCCGTGGACGGCGACGGCACCCGCCTGGTCGCCTCCGAGACCGAGCCCTCCATCCGTCGCTACGCCCGCGACGGCCGCATCCTCGACCGCCTCCCCGTACCGGACGCGCTCAGGGTCGCCCCCGCGGGCCGCGCCACCACGAACCAGACCTTCGAGGGGCTCACCTTCCTCCCCGGCCCCGGCCGCCGCACCCTGCTCGCTGCCATGGAGGGCTCCCTCGCGGGAGACACCACCGGCATCGTCCGCTTCCAGACCTGGGAGCGGCACCGGGGCCACTTCACCACCGCCGCCCAGTACGGCTACCGCACCGACACCGGTCTGAACGTCTCCGAGACCACGGCCACCCCCGACGGCCGCCTCCTCGTCCTGGAACGCGGCTTCACCGCGGGCGTCGGCAACACGGTCCGCCTCTACCTCGCCGACCCGCGCCGTGCCACGGACACGTCCGCCATCGACAAGCTGACCGGCCAGAGCGGCGTACGCCTCGTCCCCAAGACCCTGCTCGCCGACCTCGTGAACTGTCCTTCACTCGGCGCCCAGGCCAAGCAGCCCCAGCCCAACCCCCTCCTCGACAACATCGAGGGCCTCGCCGTCACCGGCAGCCGCCACGGCCGCCTGAACCTGCTTCTGGTCAGCGACGACAACCAGAACCCGGCCCAGATCACCCGCTTCTACTCCCTCCGGGTCCGCCTCTGA
- a CDS encoding ABC transporter ATP-binding protein, with amino-acid sequence MATQRGWARRLAGYAWRYPKDVVLALGSSLGGMAVMALVPLVTKVIIDDVVGDHTRGMAPWAATLIGAGVVVYVLTFIRRYYGGRLALDVQHDLRTDMYDTITRLDGRRQDELSTGQVVGRATSDLQLIQGLLFMLPMTVGNVLLFVISLVIMAWLSLPLTLVALAVAPALWVIAKRSRSKLHPATWYAQAQAAAVAGVVDGAVSGVRVVKGFGQEDQETGKLREIGRRLFAGRLRTIRLNSKYTPALQAVPALGQVAMLALGGWLAVKGQITLGTFVAFSAYLAQLVGPVRMLAVVLTVGQQARAGAERVLELIDTRPSIEDGTKPLPPMAPATVEFDDVSFAYDDNRPVLDGLSFEIRAGETLAVVGSSGSGKSTVSLLLPRFYDVTGGAVLIGGHDVRELTLDSLRAAIGLVPEDSFLFSDTVRANIAYGRPEATREEIEKAARAAQADRFIAALPDGYDTKVGEHGLTLSGGQRQRVALARAILTDPRLLVLDDATSAVDARVEHEIHEALKQVMADRTTLLIAHRRSTLNLADRIAVLDEGRLADIGTHRELTERSPLYRRLLTDPDELGGVSPGHARPSCPQEDMSVRDELDAEFDAERGVTPHLWTGDRETKNARDAALDGSPATPELLAQVDALPPATDIPEIDEARAVTPEDSYGLRRLLRGFGLPLLVSLGLVAVDAGMGLLLPVLIRHGIDQGVSEVALGAVWAASALALVTVIAQWVAQTGEIRMTGRTGERVLYALRLKIFAQLQRLGLDYYERELTGRIMTRMTTDVDALSTFLQTGLVTAFVSVVTFFGILVALLVIDVGLALVVFLTLPPLIIGTFYFRRSSVKAYELARERVSVVNADLQESVSGLRILQAFRREGAGGKRFAEGSDSYRQARIRGQWLISVYFPFVQLLASVAAAAVLVVGAGRVDAGTLTTGALVAYLLYIDLFFAPVQQLSQVFDGYQQATVSLGRIQELLQEPTSTKAADEPLEVLSLRGEIAFEDVDFAYGDDEEALSEVSLSIPAGQTVAFVGETGAGKSTLVKLVARFYDPTGGRVTVDGTDLRSLDLTSYRHRLGVVPQEAYLFLGTVRDAIAYGRPDATDAEVEAAARTVGAHDMIATLDGGYLHEVAERGRNLSAGQRQLIALARAELVDPDILLLDEATAALDLATEAQVNQATDRIAGRRTTLVVAHRLTTAARADRVVVMADGRVAEDGTHDELLERGGRYAELWRTFVGEPDPDPAATVATST; translated from the coding sequence GTGGCGACGCAGCGGGGATGGGCACGACGGCTGGCCGGGTACGCCTGGCGGTACCCGAAGGACGTCGTGCTCGCGCTGGGCTCCTCGCTCGGGGGCATGGCCGTCATGGCCCTGGTCCCGCTGGTCACCAAGGTGATCATCGACGACGTCGTCGGGGACCACACCCGGGGCATGGCCCCCTGGGCCGCCACGCTGATCGGCGCCGGAGTCGTCGTTTACGTCCTCACCTTCATCCGCCGCTACTACGGCGGTCGCCTCGCGCTCGACGTCCAGCACGACCTGCGTACGGACATGTACGACACGATCACCCGCCTCGACGGCCGACGCCAGGACGAGCTGTCGACCGGCCAGGTCGTGGGCCGTGCCACCAGCGACCTCCAGCTCATCCAGGGCCTGCTCTTCATGCTCCCGATGACGGTCGGGAACGTACTCCTCTTCGTGATCTCCCTCGTGATCATGGCCTGGCTGTCGCTGCCCCTCACCCTGGTGGCCCTCGCCGTCGCCCCCGCCCTGTGGGTCATCGCCAAACGCAGCCGCTCCAAGCTCCATCCCGCGACCTGGTACGCCCAGGCGCAGGCGGCGGCCGTGGCGGGCGTCGTGGACGGCGCGGTCAGCGGCGTACGCGTGGTCAAGGGCTTCGGCCAGGAGGACCAGGAGACCGGCAAGCTCCGCGAGATCGGCCGCAGGCTCTTCGCGGGCCGCCTGCGCACGATCCGCCTGAACTCCAAGTACACCCCGGCCCTCCAGGCGGTCCCGGCGCTCGGCCAGGTCGCCATGCTGGCCCTCGGCGGCTGGCTGGCGGTCAAGGGCCAGATCACCCTCGGCACCTTCGTGGCCTTCTCCGCCTACCTCGCCCAGCTCGTCGGCCCCGTCCGGATGCTCGCCGTGGTCCTCACGGTCGGCCAGCAGGCCCGCGCCGGCGCCGAGCGCGTCCTGGAGCTGATCGACACCCGGCCGTCGATCGAGGACGGCACGAAACCCCTGCCGCCCATGGCTCCCGCGACCGTCGAGTTCGACGACGTGTCCTTCGCCTACGACGACAACCGCCCGGTCCTGGACGGCCTCTCCTTCGAGATCCGCGCGGGCGAGACCCTCGCGGTCGTCGGCTCCTCCGGGTCCGGCAAGTCCACGGTCTCCCTCCTGCTGCCCCGCTTCTACGACGTGACCGGGGGCGCGGTCCTCATCGGCGGCCACGACGTGCGCGAGCTGACCCTCGACTCGCTGCGGGCCGCGATCGGCCTCGTCCCCGAGGACTCCTTCCTCTTCTCGGACACCGTCCGCGCCAACATCGCGTACGGCCGTCCCGAGGCCACGCGGGAGGAAATCGAGAAGGCGGCCCGGGCCGCCCAGGCGGACCGCTTCATCGCCGCCCTGCCCGACGGCTACGACACCAAGGTCGGCGAGCACGGCCTCACCCTCTCCGGCGGCCAGCGCCAGCGGGTGGCCCTGGCCCGCGCGATCCTCACCGACCCCCGCCTGCTGGTCCTGGACGACGCCACCTCGGCCGTGGACGCCCGCGTGGAACACGAGATCCACGAGGCCCTCAAGCAGGTCATGGCGGACCGCACCACACTCCTCATCGCCCACCGCCGCTCCACCCTGAACCTCGCCGACCGCATCGCGGTCCTCGACGAGGGCCGCCTCGCCGACATCGGCACGCACCGGGAGCTGACCGAGCGCTCACCGCTCTACCGGCGCCTGCTCACCGACCCGGACGAGCTGGGCGGCGTCTCACCCGGTCACGCCCGGCCGTCCTGTCCGCAGGAGGACATGTCGGTACGGGACGAGCTGGACGCCGAGTTCGACGCCGAGCGGGGCGTCACCCCGCACCTGTGGACGGGCGACCGCGAGACCAAGAACGCCCGGGACGCAGCCCTCGACGGCTCGCCCGCGACCCCCGAACTCCTCGCCCAGGTCGACGCGTTGCCCCCGGCCACCGACATTCCCGAGATCGACGAGGCACGCGCGGTCACGCCGGAGGACTCGTACGGCCTGCGGCGTCTGCTGCGCGGCTTCGGGCTCCCACTCCTCGTCAGCCTCGGCCTGGTCGCCGTGGACGCGGGCATGGGCCTGCTGCTGCCGGTCCTGATCCGGCACGGCATCGACCAGGGCGTCTCCGAGGTCGCCCTCGGCGCCGTCTGGGCCGCGTCCGCCCTCGCCCTGGTGACCGTCATCGCCCAGTGGGTCGCGCAGACCGGCGAGATCCGCATGACCGGACGCACGGGCGAACGCGTCCTGTACGCACTGCGCCTGAAGATCTTCGCCCAGCTCCAGCGCCTCGGACTCGACTACTACGAGCGGGAGTTGACCGGCCGGATCATGACCCGGATGACGACCGACGTGGACGCGCTGTCCACGTTCCTCCAGACGGGCCTGGTCACCGCGTTCGTCTCGGTCGTCACCTTCTTCGGCATCCTGGTCGCCCTGCTGGTCATCGACGTGGGCCTCGCACTGGTCGTCTTCCTGACGCTGCCGCCGCTGATCATCGGCACGTTCTACTTCCGCCGGTCCAGCGTGAAGGCGTACGAACTCGCCCGTGAGCGCGTGTCCGTGGTCAACGCGGACCTCCAGGAGTCGGTGTCCGGGCTGCGGATCCTCCAGGCGTTCCGCCGCGAGGGCGCGGGCGGCAAGCGCTTCGCGGAGGGCAGCGACAGCTACCGCCAGGCCCGTATCCGCGGCCAGTGGCTGATCTCGGTCTACTTCCCGTTCGTACAGCTGCTGGCGTCGGTGGCGGCGGCCGCGGTGCTCGTCGTGGGCGCGGGCCGGGTCGACGCGGGCACGCTCACCACGGGCGCGCTGGTGGCGTACCTCCTCTACATCGACCTGTTCTTCGCGCCGGTGCAGCAGCTCTCGCAGGTCTTCGACGGCTACCAGCAGGCGACCGTCTCGCTCGGCCGCATCCAGGAGCTCCTCCAGGAGCCGACGTCGACGAAGGCTGCCGACGAGCCGCTCGAAGTCCTGTCCCTGCGAGGTGAGATCGCCTTCGAGGACGTGGACTTCGCGTACGGGGACGACGAAGAGGCCCTCAGCGAGGTCTCGTTGAGCATCCCGGCCGGGCAGACCGTCGCCTTCGTCGGCGAGACCGGCGCCGGAAAGTCGACCCTCGTCAAGCTCGTGGCCCGCTTCTACGACCCCACGGGCGGCCGGGTCACGGTCGACGGCACCGATCTGCGCTCCCTCGACCTCACGTCGTACCGCCACCGTCTGGGCGTCGTCCCGCAGGAGGCGTACCTCTTCCTGGGCACGGTCCGGGACGCCATCGCGTACGGCCGTCCGGACGCGACCGACGCCGAGGTGGAGGCGGCGGCCCGCACGGTCGGCGCGCACGACATGATCGCCACACTGGACGGCGGCTACCTCCACGAGGTCGCCGAGCGCGGCCGCAATCTCTCCGCCGGGCAGCGGCAGTTGATCGCGCTGGCCCGCGCGGAACTCGTCGACCCGGACATCCTGCTCCTCGACGAGGCCACCGCCGCCCTCGACCTGGCCACCGAGGCCCAGGTCAACCAGGCCACCGACCGCATCGCGGGCCGCCGTACGACCCTGGTGGTCGCCCACCGGCTGACCACGGCGGCCCGCGCGGACCGCGTCGTGGTCATGGCCGACGGCCGGGTCGCGGAGGACGGCACCCACGACGAACTGCTCGAACGCGGCGGCCGGTACGCGGAGTTGTGGCGGACGTTCGTGGGGGAGCCCGACCCGGACCCGGCCGCTACTGTCGCCACGTCGACGTGA
- a CDS encoding S28 family serine protease — translation MRKTLRWLLSLVVLIGTVSTAGAATAAQPDATGTNVVTDDAADIKDRLLAIPGMSLVEEKPYTGYRFFVLNYTQPVDHRKPSKGTFQQRITMLHKDTARPTVFFTGGYNVNTAPRRSEPTQIVDGNQISMEYRFFTPSRPAPADWTKLDIWQAASDQHRIFKALKPIYDKKWVSTGGSKGGMTATYYERFYPRDMDGVVAYVAPNDVVNKEDSAYDRFFANVGTKECRDRLNAVQREALVRREPLEKKYEELAAAEGYTFTTVGSLDKAYEAVVLDYVWGFWQYAQAADCAEDELIPPDAKTATDDQIWDSVNTISGFSFYTDQGLEPYTPYFYQAATQLGAPDINFPHIEKKYIRYGYLPPRNFVPREIPTKFQPKAMRDVDSWVKRNANQMLFVYGQNDPWGSEPFHVGKGARDSYVFTAPGMNHGANVAGLVPDQKALATARILEWAGVASAAVQENPDKAKPLAKYDSKLDKRKVERELRP, via the coding sequence ATGCGCAAAACGCTCAGATGGCTGTTGTCTCTCGTGGTGCTGATAGGCACCGTGAGCACGGCCGGGGCGGCCACCGCCGCCCAGCCGGACGCCACCGGCACGAACGTCGTCACGGACGACGCCGCGGACATCAAGGACCGGCTCCTCGCGATACCGGGCATGAGCCTGGTCGAGGAGAAGCCCTACACCGGCTACCGCTTCTTCGTCCTCAACTACACCCAGCCCGTCGACCACCGGAAGCCGTCCAAGGGCACCTTCCAGCAGCGGATCACCATGCTGCACAAGGACACGGCCCGCCCGACGGTCTTCTTCACCGGCGGCTACAACGTCAACACGGCCCCGCGCCGCAGCGAGCCGACCCAGATCGTGGACGGCAACCAGATCTCGATGGAGTACCGCTTCTTCACTCCGTCCCGGCCCGCGCCGGCCGACTGGACCAAGCTGGACATCTGGCAGGCCGCCAGCGACCAGCACCGCATCTTCAAGGCGCTCAAGCCGATCTACGACAAGAAGTGGGTCTCCACCGGCGGTTCGAAGGGCGGCATGACCGCCACGTACTACGAGCGCTTCTACCCGCGTGACATGGACGGCGTCGTCGCGTACGTCGCCCCCAACGACGTGGTGAACAAGGAGGACTCGGCGTACGACCGCTTCTTCGCGAACGTCGGCACCAAGGAATGCCGCGACCGGCTGAACGCGGTGCAGCGCGAGGCGCTGGTGCGCCGCGAGCCGCTGGAGAAGAAGTACGAGGAGCTGGCCGCGGCCGAGGGCTACACCTTCACCACCGTCGGCAGCCTGGACAAGGCGTACGAGGCCGTCGTCCTCGACTACGTGTGGGGCTTCTGGCAGTACGCCCAGGCCGCCGACTGCGCCGAGGACGAGCTGATCCCGCCGGACGCCAAGACCGCGACCGACGACCAGATCTGGGACTCGGTCAACACGATCTCCGGCTTCTCGTTCTACACGGACCAGGGCCTGGAGCCGTACACGCCGTACTTCTACCAGGCGGCCACGCAGCTCGGCGCGCCGGACATCAACTTCCCGCACATCGAGAAGAAGTACATCCGCTACGGCTACCTGCCGCCGCGGAACTTCGTCCCGCGCGAGATCCCCACGAAGTTCCAGCCCAAGGCGATGCGCGACGTCGACTCGTGGGTCAAGCGCAACGCGAACCAGATGCTGTTCGTGTACGGCCAGAACGACCCGTGGGGCTCCGAGCCGTTCCACGTCGGCAAGGGCGCGCGTGACTCGTACGTCTTCACGGCCCCCGGCATGAACCACGGCGCCAACGTCGCGGGCCTCGTCCCCGACCAGAAGGCCCTCGCCACGGCCCGGATCCTGGAGTGGGCGGGCGTCGCCTCCGCCGCGGTCCAGGAGAACCCGGACAAGGCGAAGCCGCTGGCCAAGTACGACTCGAAGCTCGACAAGCGCAAGGTGGAGCGCGAGCTGCGGCCGTAA
- a CDS encoding ATP/GTP-binding protein — MPYSDSDDQAGSLVSAAGTPTAPAAVKILIAGGFGVGKTTMVGSVSEVPPLHTEEQLTVAGLGVDDLAGVEQKTTTTVALDFGRITVSSQLVLYLFGTPGQERFWFMWNDLVNGALGAVVLADTRRLESSFASIDFFESRGVPFVVGVNCFDGIQDRTVPEVRDALDLDPNVPIVMGDMRSRQASRDVLVALVNHLMADDRAPVPTGG; from the coding sequence ATGCCCTACTCAGACTCTGACGATCAGGCCGGGTCACTGGTGTCCGCGGCAGGGACGCCGACCGCGCCCGCCGCGGTGAAGATTCTCATCGCGGGCGGCTTCGGGGTGGGCAAGACCACCATGGTCGGATCCGTGAGCGAGGTCCCGCCGCTGCACACCGAGGAGCAGCTGACCGTCGCGGGCCTCGGCGTGGACGACCTCGCCGGGGTGGAGCAGAAGACCACCACGACCGTGGCACTGGACTTCGGCCGGATCACGGTCAGTTCCCAGCTCGTCCTGTACCTGTTCGGCACGCCGGGGCAGGAACGCTTCTGGTTCATGTGGAACGACCTGGTGAACGGGGCACTCGGCGCGGTCGTGCTCGCGGACACCCGGCGCCTTGAGAGCAGCTTCGCGTCGATCGACTTCTTCGAGAGCCGCGGGGTGCCGTTCGTGGTCGGCGTCAACTGCTTCGACGGAATCCAGGACCGGACCGTGCCCGAGGTGCGGGACGCGCTCGACCTGGACCCGAACGTGCCGATCGTCATGGGCGACATGCGGTCCCGGCAGGCGAGCCGGGACGTACTGGTGGCGCTGGTCAACCACCTGATGGCCGACGACCGGGCACCGGTGCCGACGGGCGGCTGA
- a CDS encoding DUF742 domain-containing protein codes for MSHWADASPDDEDAEQSFVRPYTITQGRTASARDDLTLITVIATVAPGDQHGDQHGDRGLQPEHRLILQQCRTPVALAEVAAGLNLPVAVTKILVSDLINRERVTARPPLAVAVGQGPDLTLLQAVKDALLRL; via the coding sequence GTGAGCCACTGGGCGGACGCGTCGCCGGACGATGAGGACGCGGAGCAGAGCTTCGTCAGGCCGTACACCATCACCCAGGGGCGTACGGCCTCGGCTCGCGACGATCTCACCCTCATCACCGTGATCGCCACCGTCGCGCCCGGGGACCAGCACGGCGACCAGCACGGCGACCGGGGACTGCAACCCGAACACCGGCTGATCCTCCAGCAGTGCCGTACACCGGTCGCCCTCGCCGAGGTCGCCGCCGGGCTGAACCTGCCCGTGGCGGTGACGAAGATCCTCGTCAGCGACCTCATCAACCGGGAACGCGTGACGGCCCGGCCGCCGTTGGCGGTCGCGGTGGGCCAGGGACCGGACCTCACTCTTCTTCAGGCGGTGAAGGATGCCCTACTCAGACTCTGA